A region from the Bacillus sp. Marseille-P3661 genome encodes:
- a CDS encoding ABC transporter ATP-binding protein, which produces MISLINVSYRRDGRKIIENINWDMKSGENWAILGLNGAGKTTLLNIITGYTWPSTGEVTVLGKKFGTYPVFEVRKQIGFVSSSMNEMIHGYDYAENIVLSGKYASIGLYENPEQEDIDYALALLEKFRCNYLIHRSYETLSQGEKQKVLIMRALMAKPKLLILDEPCAGLDVLAREQVLELIEMLANDPVSPNILLVTHHIEEIVPGFEYMLMLKDGEIFSTGKTKDLLTNEKLSEFLMRKVRMDQDDNRYYLRFV; this is translated from the coding sequence ATTGGGATATGAAAAGCGGGGAAAATTGGGCTATTCTAGGTTTAAACGGGGCAGGGAAAACCACTCTATTAAATATCATCACTGGATACACATGGCCCTCAACGGGTGAGGTTACGGTGCTAGGTAAGAAGTTTGGAACCTACCCAGTCTTTGAAGTTCGTAAGCAAATTGGTTTTGTCAGTTCCTCTATGAATGAAATGATACATGGGTATGATTATGCAGAGAACATTGTTTTGAGTGGTAAGTATGCTTCCATAGGACTATATGAAAATCCTGAGCAAGAGGATATTGATTATGCACTAGCTTTACTTGAGAAATTTCGTTGCAATTACTTAATTCACCGTTCTTATGAGACATTATCACAAGGTGAAAAACAAAAGGTTCTAATTATGCGGGCATTAATGGCGAAACCTAAATTACTAATTTTAGATGAACCTTGTGCAGGGTTAGATGTCCTTGCTCGTGAACAGGTTTTAGAGTTAATTGAAATGCTTGCAAACGATCCCGTTTCACCAAATATATTATTAGTTACCCATCATATTGAAGAAATTGTTCCTGGATTTGAATATATGTTGATGCTAAAGGACGGTGAAATTTTTTCAACGGGGAAAACAAAGGATTTGCTAACAAATGAAAAGCTTAGTGAATTTCTAATGAGAAAGGTTAGGATGGACCAGGATGATAATCGTTATTATTTAAGATTTGTTTAG